CCAGGAACGTCTTCCTCGGCATAGATCGCATTGGTCGGGCACTCGGCCACGCACACGGCGCAGTCGATGCATTCGTCCGGGTCGATCGCGAGGAAATTGGGACCTTCACGGAAGCAATCCACCGGGCATACATCGACGCAATCGGTGTATTTGCACTTGATGCAGCCTTCGGTCACAACGTGAGTCATTCAAAACGCTCCTGCTTGGCGAATATGTGTGTGGGGGAGGCGAGCTTTGCGCCAAATATGCCATTGTAACTGAAGCGGAAAACCGGTATCCAGCCGGCCCGAAGCGGTCTTATATCGTTTCGTGATTAGTTTATGTCGGACCGAGGTCGCTGCGACGAAGTGTCCCTCCTCGCATTCGGGTAACATGCGGCAGGCAGATCGGGCAGCGCGCGGGCGCGCGTCGCCTTCGGGCTCGGCTCGCTCCGGATTCCGCTGCTCCCGCTGATCCCGTTTTTGGCAGTCCCGAATCATGATCATTACCTCGCTGCTCGACACCGATCTGTACAAGTTCACGATGATGCAGGTCGTCCTGCATCATTTTCCCGCCGCCAACGTCGAATACCGCTTCCGCTGCCGCACTCCG
The genomic region above belongs to Burkholderia plantarii and contains:
- the fdxA gene encoding ferredoxin FdxA, producing the protein MTHVVTEGCIKCKYTDCVDVCPVDCFREGPNFLAIDPDECIDCAVCVAECPTNAIYAEEDVPGDQQQFTPLNAELAKAWPSITKTKPAPGDADEWKDVQDKLHLLER